One Malania oleifera isolate guangnan ecotype guangnan chromosome 9, ASM2987363v1, whole genome shotgun sequence DNA segment encodes these proteins:
- the LOC131164986 gene encoding uncharacterized protein LOC131164986, which produces MVTTEGGGGGDETTSSPKGRVKFLCSHGGKILPRPVDGHLKYVGGDTRVVAVSRDITFSELMRKLTSLFDGEMVLKYQIIPEDLDALVSVRSDEDLRHMLDEYDRQESGGTPRLRAFLFPSKSVVIESQTSSVERQALEQRFIDAVNGIVRTPSSVKRISVNTNRPSFTISSACSSPKSLSPDGPSADPMNHELPFSSGLQNSRMQMHRVRSSPTLCSLSNNQHYQHSLGNHTAHQHHHHYFQNPRLHHQQHSHQASRPPDPHKGGVGERLIPAPLMGRQDMGRSQMGHAPTLYYSSAGRHHQGSGCNNCGQYDCSPYRCARVDRADSLPHSPVEGYLGTINTLK; this is translated from the exons ATGGTGACGACGGAAGGCGGTGGAGGGGGAGATGAAACGACGTCGTCGCCGAAGGGTAGGGTGAAATTCTTGTGCAGTCATGGGGGGAAGATACTGCCGAGGCCGGTCGATGGCCACCTCAAGTACGTCGGCGGCGATACCCGCGTTGTGGCCGTCTCACGTGACATCACCTTTTCAG AGTTGATGCGGAAGCTTACTAGTCTCTTTGATGGGGAAATGGTCTTGAAGTACCAAATAATTCCTGAGGATCTCGATGCCTTGGTCTCTGTTAGATCAGATGAAGATCTTCGCCATATGCTTGATGAATATGACCGCCAAGAAAGTGGAGGAACTCCAAGGCTTCGAGCTTTCTTGTTCCCCTCCAAATCAGTAGTGATAGAGAGCCAAACATCCTCTGTGGAACGTCAAGCATTAGAGCAACGCTTCATTGATGCTGTCAATGGCATAGTCCGCACACCTAGTAGTGTAAAACGCATTTCTGTCAACACGAACCGCCCATCATTCACCATTTCCTCTGCATGCTCTTCCCCAAAATCCCTTTCCCCAGATGGGCCATCTGCCGATCCAATGAACCATGAACTGCCTTTTTCAAGTGGCTTACAGAACAGTCGGATGCAGATGCATCGGGTCCGAAGCTCTCCTACTCTTTGCAGCCTCAGCAACAATCAGCACTACCAGCACAGCCTCGGCAACCACACTGCCCACCAGCACCACCACCATTATTTCCAAAACCCCCGACTACATCACCAGCAGCACAGCCACCAGGCTTCAAGGCCGCCAGATCCGCACAAGGGTGGTGTGGGTGAAAGGCTGATACCTGCACCATTGATGGGACGTCAAGACATGGGGAGGAGCCAAATGGGTCATGCTCCCACCCTCTACTATTCTTCAGCAGGGAGGCACCACCAAGGGAGTGGATGCAACAATTGCGGGCAGTATGATTGCAGTCCTTACAGATGTGCGAGGGTCGATAGGGCAGATAGTCTTCCTCATAGTCCTGTGGAAGGCTATTTGGGAacaataaatactcttaaatga
- the LOC131164984 gene encoding stromal 70 kDa heat shock-related protein, chloroplastic, whose protein sequence is MAASTAQIHFLGGTGFAPSSKNSRLSSGTVFFGQRLNSGKASFGLHRSALLKLKKNEGRRYSVGPLRVVSEKVVGIDLGTTNSAVAAMEGGKPTIVTNAEGQRTTPSVVAYTKNGDRLVGQIAKRQAVVNPENTFFSVKRFIGRKMSEVDEESKQVSYRVVRDDNGNVKLECPAIGKQFAAEEISAQVLRKLVDDASKFLNDKVTKAVVTVPAYFNDSQRTATKDAGRIAGLEVLRIINEPTAASLAYGFEKKSNETILVFDLGGGTFDVSVLEVGDGVFEVLSTSGDTHLGGDDFDKRVVDWLAANFKKDEGIDLLKDKQALQRLTETAEKAKMELSSLTQTNISLPFITATADGPKHIETTLTRAKFEELCSDLLDRLKTPVENSLRDAKLSFKDLDEVILVGGSTRIPAVQELVKKMTGKEPNVTVNPDEVVALGAAVQAGVLAGDVSDIVLLDVTPLSLGLETLGGVMTKIIPRNTTLPTSKSEVFSTAADGQTSVEINVLQGEREFVRDNKSLGSFRLDGIPPAPRGVPQIEVKFDIDANGILSVTAVDKGTGKKQDITITGASTLPNDEVDRMVKEAEKFAKEDKEKRDAIDTKNQADSVVYQTEKQLKELGEKVPGPVKEKVEAKLKDLKDAISEGSTQSMKDAMAALNQEVMQLGQSLYNQPGAPGAGPTPGPTPGGEAGAPESSSKGPDGDVIDADFTDSK, encoded by the exons ATGGCTGCGTCTACAGCTCAGATTCACTTTCTTGGAGGTACGGGCTTTGCTCCATCTTCGAAGAACTCGAGATTGTCGTCAGGGACGGTTTTTTTCGGACAGAGGTTGAATTCCGGTAAGGCTTCATTCGGCCTGCACCGCTCTGCGCTCTTAAAGCTGAAGAAGAACGAGGGGAGGAGGTATTCGGTGGGTCCCCTCAGGGTCGTGAGCGAGAAGGTGGTGGGAATCGATCTCGGCACCACGAACTCAGCGGTCGCGGCGATGGAGGGAGGGAAGCCAACAATTGTGACGAACGCGGAAGGGCAGCGGACGACGCCTTCTGTGGTTGCCTACACCAAAAACGGAGATAGGCTCGTAGGTCAGATTGCCAAGAGGCAGGCCGTGGTCAACCCTGAAAACACCTTCTTCTCGGTCAAGAGGTTCATAGGGAGGAAAATGTCGGAGGTTGACGAGGAGTCGAAACAGGTGTCGTATCGTGTGGTGAGGGACGATAATGGCAATGTTAAGCTTGAATGTCCTGCAATTGGAAAACAGTTCGCTGCTGAAGAAATTTCAGCTCAG GTTTTGAGAAAGCTCGTGGATGACGCTTCAAAGTTCTTAAATGATAAAGTCACTAAAGCCGTGGTCACGGTTCCTGCTTACTTCAATGATTCTCAGAGGACAGCGACGAAGGATGCTGGACGTATTGCTGGTTTGGAAGTTCTTCGAATCATCAATGAACCTACTGCTGCTTCTTTGGCATATGGATTTGAAAAGAAAAGCAATGAAACCATTCTAGTATTTGACCTCGGTGGTGGCACTTTTGATGTTTCAG TTCTTGAGGTTGGTGATGGAGTGTTCGAGGTGCTTTCAACTTCAGGTGATACACATTTGGGCGGTGATGACTTCGACAAG AGAGTTGTTGATTGGCTTGCTGCAAATTTCAAGAAAGATGAAGGCATAGATCTTCTAAAGGATAAACAAGCTCTTCAGCGACTTACTGAGACAGCTGAGAAAGCGAAAATGGAGTTGTCATCTTTAACTCAGACAAATATTAG TTTGCCTTTCATTACTGCCACGGCAGATGGTCCAAAACACATTGAGACCACTCTCACTAGGGCCAAGTTCGAGGAGCTGTGTTCTGACTTGCTTGACAG GCTCAAAACACCAGTTGAAAATTCCTTGAGGGATGCAAAACTCTCCTTCAAAGATCTAGATGAGGTGATACTTGTTGGTGGATCAACTCGTATCCCTGCTGTCCAGGAGCTTGTGAAGAAGATGACCGGAAAGGAGCCAAATGTTACCGTCAATCCTGATGAAGTTGTTGCCCTAGGGGCTGCAGTTCAG GCTGGTGTTTTGGCTGGGGATGTCAGCGACATAGTGCTCTTGGATGTGACACCATTGTCTCTGGGTCTGGAAACTCTGGGTGGTGTGATGACAAAAATCATACCAAGGAACACAACTCTGCCAACCTCCAAATCAGAGGTTTTCTCAACAGCTGCTGATGGACAGACAAGTGTTGAGATTAATGTCCTCCAAGGTGAGAGAGAGTTTGTTAGGGACAACAAATCCCTTGGCAGCTTCCGATTGGATGGAATCCCACCTGCTCCACGAGGGGTTCCTCAAATCGAAGTTAAGTTTGACATTGATGCCAATGGCATTCTCTCCGTTACTGCTGTTGACAAAGGCACTGGGAAGAAACAGGACATCACCATTACAGGTGCTAGCACTCTGCCCAATGATGAG GTGGATAGGATGGTTAAGGAGGCAGAGAAGTTTGCCAAGGAGGATAAAGAGAAGAGAGACGCAATTGACACAAAGAACCAAGCAGATTCCGTTGTGTATCAGACAGAGAAGCAGCTGAAGGAACTGGGAGAGAAAGTCCCAGGCCCAGTCAAAGAAAAGGTTGAGGCTAAACTGAAGGATCTGAAGGACGCAATTTCTGAGGGGTCAACCCAAAGCATGAAGGATGCCATGGCCGCACTCAATCAAGAAGTAATGCAGCTTGGCCAGTCACTTTATAACCAGCCTGGTGCTCCTGGTGCTGGACCAACTCCTGGGCCAACCCCCGGTGGTGAGGCTGGTGCCCCTGAATCTTCGAGCAAGGGGCCAGATGGTGACGTCATTGATGCAGATTTCACCGACAGCAAATGA